The following coding sequences are from one Rhodopirellula islandica window:
- a CDS encoding outer membrane protein assembly factor BamB family protein, with protein sequence MTRLILNSLFAIVFAASLVISAPKGSAQWPDRHGPTLDGVVADADADRLPIHWTDTKNVAWKAPLHDEGHSSPVIGEGKIWLTTATSDGKQQFVIAIDEQTGEILHDRLLFENEEVEELGGAVGFNNYAAPSCVLGPGAVYVHFGSYGTAKLDAKTAEVIWQRRDLPCQHFRGPGSSPVLYGDKLVLTFDGVDQQYTTALDAETGKTLWRTDRSTDYEDLGDDGKPLRDGDLRKAYCTPAIVQVGEQTQILSVGARAMQSYDLETGKELWTLRHKSYNAGIRPLWLPEKKLAIINTGSRGAQLVAVRLDESAQGDVTDSHVEWVRERGNPRFAKAIEHDGLIFQVTDNGVLSCIDVNNGEELWKKRISGDYLASPILAGDRLYFFNQSGLGTVVKAQREPEINATNDVPEMATSACPAVSNGAIFVRGKEFLFKIQAP encoded by the coding sequence ATGACTCGATTGATTTTGAATTCTCTCTTTGCGATCGTCTTCGCCGCATCGCTCGTCATTTCGGCACCGAAAGGTTCGGCGCAGTGGCCCGATCGACATGGACCGACCCTGGATGGCGTTGTCGCTGACGCGGATGCCGATCGGCTTCCGATTCACTGGACGGATACCAAGAACGTTGCCTGGAAGGCTCCTTTGCACGATGAAGGTCACTCGTCGCCGGTGATCGGTGAGGGCAAGATTTGGCTGACGACAGCAACCTCGGATGGGAAGCAGCAATTTGTCATCGCGATCGATGAGCAAACTGGCGAGATTCTCCACGACCGATTGCTGTTTGAGAACGAGGAGGTTGAAGAACTTGGAGGTGCTGTCGGATTCAATAACTACGCGGCACCAAGTTGTGTGCTGGGGCCAGGCGCTGTTTACGTTCACTTCGGTAGCTATGGGACCGCGAAACTGGATGCGAAGACTGCTGAGGTGATTTGGCAACGACGCGATTTGCCGTGCCAGCATTTTCGGGGACCAGGTTCCTCGCCAGTTTTGTATGGTGACAAATTGGTGTTGACCTTTGACGGCGTCGACCAGCAATACACGACGGCACTCGATGCGGAAACCGGCAAGACTCTCTGGCGGACCGATCGCAGCACTGACTACGAAGATCTCGGTGATGACGGGAAACCACTGCGTGACGGCGATCTGCGGAAAGCCTACTGCACACCCGCGATTGTCCAAGTTGGCGAGCAAACGCAAATTCTGTCCGTCGGTGCTCGAGCGATGCAGAGCTACGATCTGGAAACCGGCAAAGAACTCTGGACGCTGCGACACAAGAGTTACAACGCAGGCATCCGACCGTTGTGGTTGCCGGAAAAGAAGCTCGCGATCATCAACACCGGTTCCCGTGGGGCGCAGCTTGTCGCGGTTCGGCTGGATGAGTCCGCCCAAGGCGACGTCACCGACTCGCACGTCGAATGGGTGCGTGAACGCGGCAACCCTCGTTTCGCCAAAGCGATTGAGCACGATGGACTCATCTTTCAGGTCACCGACAACGGTGTGTTGTCGTGCATCGATGTGAACAACGGTGAGGAACTTTGGAAGAAACGTATTTCCGGCGATTACTTGGCGTCGCCGATTCTCGCTGGCGATCGTCTGTACTTCTTCAACCAAAGTGGACTGGGAACAGTCGTGAAGGCTCAACGAGAACCCGAGATCAACGCGACCAACGACGTGCCAGAGATGGCGACCTCCGCGTGCCCCGCCGTCTCCAACGGCGCGATCTTCGTTCGTGGAAAAGAGTTCCTGTTCAAGATCCAAGCACCCTGA
- a CDS encoding alpha/beta hydrolase family protein: MINALCLILTLHVVGPPVVEDLNVLDGGNPNGPTWIDWNDPGLMLVHHLNGLTRECLASREDEVGKLKTAEEWKARQIKVRQTLDQILGPWPDRSPLNPRVTGTLQKDGYRVEKIVFESMPNFYVTGALFIPEGLKEPRPAILKVIGHSASAFRRDLYQNVILNLVQKGFVVFAIDPLGQGERLQYFDPQTGKSTVGSATREHSHAGVQCFLTGQSIARYFIWDGIRAIDYLTTRPEVDPNRIGVTGLSGGGTQSSYIGAVDERVLAVAPTGFITSISRLLGSIGPQDAEQVFYHGPMLGIDHADLLEVRAPKPTLQVTTTRDFFSIQGARETAAEVHRAFQTLGHPERFDQVEDDFGHGFTKQNNESTYEFFQTFLDLPGRVEEQSYPFLTEAELTVTETGQVSTAFESENVFSINRREAKPLLERLKESRRDLDQHLPQALSEATRLSGYRNPEAAVAPVFRGQYQREGYRVEKWGVPGEGETIIPTLVFAPDEPGTRPAIIYVHGEGKTTDAAAGGTIEELVRRGYVVAAPDLLGYGETTYKFRQGHAPVQPFFNALMSGRSVAGINAGDAVRVMNFLQDRDDVKPDQIGAIAIGDVGPALLHAAAFEQQIQWLVLADSLMDYQSIVNHELYDVNANSLVAGALTAYDLPDLLASITPRRVAVVQPRTHQRETATSDQIASSLGFVQKHAKDRLRVETETTDLLELVQWCVAP, translated from the coding sequence ATGATCAACGCACTCTGTCTGATTCTGACGCTTCATGTTGTTGGGCCACCCGTCGTTGAGGATTTGAACGTTCTGGACGGCGGCAACCCCAACGGTCCAACTTGGATCGATTGGAACGATCCCGGACTGATGTTGGTGCATCATCTCAACGGCTTGACCCGCGAATGTTTGGCATCGCGTGAAGACGAAGTCGGCAAACTGAAAACAGCCGAGGAATGGAAGGCTCGCCAAATCAAGGTTCGGCAGACGCTCGATCAAATCCTCGGACCGTGGCCCGATCGATCGCCATTGAATCCTCGAGTCACAGGCACACTGCAGAAAGACGGCTACCGAGTTGAAAAGATCGTCTTTGAGTCGATGCCCAATTTTTACGTGACGGGAGCACTCTTCATTCCGGAGGGACTCAAAGAACCGCGGCCTGCCATCTTGAAAGTCATTGGCCACTCTGCGTCTGCTTTCCGACGAGACCTCTATCAAAACGTCATCTTGAACCTGGTTCAAAAGGGGTTTGTGGTCTTCGCGATCGATCCGCTAGGACAAGGCGAACGATTGCAATACTTTGATCCTCAAACCGGGAAGTCGACGGTCGGTTCCGCCACCAGAGAACACTCGCATGCTGGCGTGCAGTGTTTTTTGACGGGACAATCGATTGCTCGCTACTTCATCTGGGACGGCATCCGTGCGATCGACTACCTGACAACTCGGCCCGAAGTCGATCCAAATCGCATCGGTGTCACGGGATTGTCGGGAGGTGGCACGCAAAGCAGTTACATCGGGGCGGTGGACGAACGGGTTCTCGCCGTCGCACCGACCGGCTTCATCACCAGCATCAGTCGCCTACTGGGATCGATCGGGCCGCAAGATGCCGAACAAGTCTTCTATCACGGGCCGATGCTGGGAATCGATCATGCCGATTTGCTGGAAGTCCGGGCTCCCAAACCGACGTTGCAAGTCACCACGACGCGAGACTTCTTCAGTATTCAGGGGGCTCGTGAAACGGCCGCCGAAGTGCATCGTGCCTTTCAAACCCTCGGTCATCCCGAGCGATTTGATCAAGTGGAAGATGACTTCGGACACGGATTCACGAAGCAGAACAACGAATCCACCTACGAGTTCTTCCAGACGTTTCTGGACCTGCCTGGTAGGGTGGAAGAACAGTCTTATCCGTTTTTGACGGAGGCGGAATTGACTGTCACGGAAACCGGTCAGGTTTCCACGGCGTTCGAAAGTGAGAACGTTTTCAGCATCAATCGGCGGGAGGCCAAACCGCTGCTGGAGAGACTGAAAGAGAGCCGGCGAGATTTGGACCAGCATCTCCCGCAGGCGTTGAGCGAAGCGACAAGGTTGTCCGGCTATCGCAACCCCGAGGCGGCAGTGGCTCCGGTCTTCCGCGGCCAATACCAACGCGAAGGTTACCGGGTTGAGAAATGGGGAGTGCCGGGTGAAGGCGAAACCATCATTCCGACGTTGGTGTTTGCTCCCGATGAACCGGGCACTCGGCCGGCGATCATCTACGTGCACGGCGAGGGCAAGACGACGGATGCCGCGGCGGGTGGAACGATCGAAGAACTGGTGCGTCGCGGGTACGTGGTCGCGGCACCGGACCTGCTCGGATACGGCGAGACAACGTACAAGTTCCGGCAAGGGCACGCTCCCGTGCAACCATTCTTCAATGCGTTGATGTCCGGCCGAAGCGTGGCGGGAATCAACGCAGGAGACGCCGTACGCGTCATGAATTTCTTGCAGGACCGAGACGACGTGAAACCAGACCAAATCGGTGCCATCGCGATTGGTGATGTGGGGCCGGCGTTGTTACACGCGGCGGCGTTTGAACAGCAAATCCAATGGTTGGTGCTCGCGGATTCTCTGATGGATTACCAAAGCATCGTCAATCATGAACTGTACGACGTGAACGCCAACTCGTTGGTCGCTGGAGCTTTGACCGCCTACGACTTGCCCGATTTACTGGCGAGCATCACGCCACGACGTGTCGCGGTTGTGCAGCCGCGAACGCACCAGCGAGAAACGGCCACAAGCGATCAGATCGCATCATCACTGGGCTTTGTCCAGAAACATGCGAAAGATCGGTTGCGCGTCGAAACGGAGACAACCGATCTTTTGGAATTGGTCCAGTGGTGTGTCGCTCCCTGA
- a CDS encoding arylsulfatase has translation MKTISLFASASVVLLACSVLPSPAASAADSNPADRPNVIVIMSDDQGVGDYGFMGNPIIRTPSLDQMRMQSGYLSRFYVSSVCAPTRASLMTGRYNYRTRCIDTYVGRAMMDPDEVTLAERLSKAGYQTGIFGKWHLGDNYPMRPMDQGFDESLIHRGGGIGQPSDPIGAEGKYTDPTLVHNGDEVAMEGYCTDIFFDAAIDFARKQTDSNEPFFTYIATNAPHGPFHDVPEELYQEYKQIDFSPILVNKLPAKRRVAEFDKLARISAMITNIDQNVGKLFASLDKLGIRENTIVLYLNDNGPNSRRFVGNMRGSKTQVDDGGIRSPLLFHWPAKVEPGDTSDVMLAHIDLMPTLLDACGVAVPESPGLDGKSFLPLLTGEMDDSQWETRSIAFQTHRGNVPQKFHHFAMHEHPWKLVHPSGFGKERFEGEPKFELYNLEDDPKQQNDLADKHPEIVQRLKEAYSNWFDDVSSTRPDNYAPPRIVIGTEHEPQTVLTRQDWRHSSGRPWAKNSTGFWLLDAPEEKRYEVELILTDKDHRGGTATLHLNDETHTFDVAPGERRGHVMEATIPAGPHTLSVTLSDSISAGVHQVFLTTQD, from the coding sequence ATGAAAACCATCTCTCTTTTTGCCTCCGCAAGCGTCGTGTTGTTGGCTTGCTCGGTCCTGCCATCTCCGGCGGCTTCAGCGGCCGATTCCAACCCAGCAGATCGTCCCAATGTGATCGTGATCATGAGCGATGACCAGGGAGTCGGTGACTACGGGTTCATGGGCAACCCGATCATTCGCACGCCTTCGCTGGATCAAATGCGAATGCAGAGCGGCTACTTGAGCCGGTTCTATGTCAGCAGCGTGTGTGCCCCGACTCGAGCCAGTCTGATGACGGGGCGATACAACTACCGAACGCGTTGCATCGACACGTATGTTGGTCGAGCGATGATGGATCCGGACGAAGTCACGCTGGCAGAACGGCTCAGCAAAGCGGGTTACCAAACCGGCATCTTTGGCAAATGGCATCTGGGCGATAACTACCCCATGCGTCCCATGGACCAAGGTTTCGACGAGAGCTTGATTCACCGTGGCGGCGGTATCGGGCAGCCTTCGGATCCCATTGGAGCCGAAGGCAAGTACACCGACCCAACGCTGGTTCACAACGGCGACGAAGTGGCAATGGAAGGTTACTGCACCGACATCTTCTTCGACGCTGCGATTGACTTCGCTCGCAAACAAACCGACTCGAACGAGCCCTTCTTCACGTACATCGCAACCAACGCACCGCACGGCCCGTTCCATGATGTGCCGGAGGAACTTTATCAAGAGTACAAGCAAATCGATTTCTCGCCGATCCTGGTGAACAAACTTCCCGCCAAACGCCGCGTGGCTGAGTTCGATAAACTGGCTCGGATCTCTGCCATGATCACCAACATCGATCAAAACGTCGGCAAACTTTTCGCATCACTCGACAAACTCGGAATTCGCGAAAATACGATTGTGCTTTACCTCAATGACAACGGTCCCAATTCGCGTCGCTTTGTCGGCAACATGCGAGGCAGCAAAACACAGGTGGATGACGGCGGCATTCGTTCTCCATTGTTGTTTCATTGGCCCGCGAAAGTGGAACCGGGTGATACGTCGGACGTGATGTTGGCTCACATCGATTTGATGCCGACGTTGCTCGATGCTTGTGGAGTCGCGGTTCCGGAATCGCCCGGACTCGATGGCAAGAGTTTTCTGCCTCTGCTCACCGGCGAAATGGATGACTCCCAGTGGGAAACGCGATCGATTGCCTTTCAAACTCACCGAGGCAACGTGCCGCAAAAATTTCATCACTTTGCGATGCACGAACATCCGTGGAAATTGGTTCACCCCAGTGGCTTCGGCAAAGAACGCTTTGAAGGCGAACCCAAGTTCGAACTGTACAACTTGGAAGACGACCCCAAGCAGCAAAACGATCTTGCCGACAAACATCCTGAGATCGTTCAGCGGCTCAAAGAGGCTTATTCCAATTGGTTCGATGATGTTTCCTCGACTCGTCCTGACAACTACGCACCGCCTCGGATCGTCATCGGCACCGAGCATGAACCGCAAACGGTTTTGACACGGCAAGATTGGCGACACTCCAGCGGTCGTCCCTGGGCGAAGAACTCCACTGGCTTCTGGTTGTTGGACGCTCCGGAGGAGAAACGCTACGAAGTCGAATTGATCCTGACCGACAAAGATCATCGCGGCGGAACCGCAACGCTCCACCTGAATGATGAGACGCACACCTTCGATGTCGCACCGGGCGAACGGCGTGGTCATGTAATGGAAGCAACGATACCGGCAGGCCCGCATACTCTCTCGGTGACCTTGTCTGATTCCATCAGCGCTGGCGTCCACCAAGTCTTCCTGACGACGCAGGATTGA
- a CDS encoding sulfatase-like hydrolase/transferase, whose amino-acid sequence MNRSILSLSFAFFASVLFAAERPNVVVILVDDMGYGDPGCFNPDSKIETPNIDSLARDGMRFTNAHAPGPLCHMSRYGLMTGRYPFRTNVSVWPREPLIEPDQVTLASLAKSQGYRSTMIGKWHLGFEERANETYDRPLLGGPVDRGFDHFFGIRASTDIPPYFYINDRKAVHPPTDRIEANASEGWSPIQGAFWRAGGIAPDLELSDVLPHFTDLAIDTIEAHPNADDATPLMLYLAYPAPHTPWLPSPEFAGKSQVGSYGDFVMMVDHEIGRVLDALKQQDMERDTIVIFTSDNGPVWYENDTERFQHDSAGGFRGMKADAWEAGHRMPFIVRWPGHANASSSTDHLVCFTDLMATFADIWKTELPQDAGPDSHSFLPALLQQPFQQGTKRTEFVMRAGSKSTMTIREGDWKWITGLGSGGFSKPSRIPPQSGGPTGQLYNLKNDPAETSNVYQDHPEIVQRLQKRMKQIVDDGRSR is encoded by the coding sequence GTGAATCGCTCTATTCTTTCGCTTTCGTTTGCATTCTTTGCATCAGTACTCTTTGCTGCCGAACGTCCCAATGTCGTTGTGATTTTGGTGGACGACATGGGGTATGGAGACCCGGGATGTTTCAATCCCGACTCCAAGATTGAAACGCCGAACATCGATTCGCTTGCTCGCGATGGGATGCGATTCACCAACGCCCACGCACCGGGACCTCTGTGTCACATGTCACGGTATGGGCTGATGACGGGACGCTATCCGTTCCGAACCAACGTCAGCGTTTGGCCCCGTGAACCTTTGATCGAACCCGATCAAGTCACGCTGGCATCGCTTGCGAAATCGCAGGGGTATCGGTCCACGATGATTGGCAAGTGGCACTTGGGATTTGAAGAGCGTGCCAACGAAACCTACGACCGTCCGTTGTTGGGTGGCCCCGTGGACCGCGGCTTTGACCACTTCTTTGGCATCCGAGCCTCCACCGACATTCCGCCTTACTTCTACATCAACGATCGGAAAGCGGTGCATCCGCCGACGGATCGCATCGAAGCCAACGCCAGCGAAGGATGGTCGCCGATTCAAGGTGCGTTTTGGCGAGCCGGCGGCATTGCTCCGGATCTGGAACTGTCCGATGTTTTGCCACACTTCACGGACTTGGCGATCGACACGATCGAAGCTCATCCAAACGCTGACGATGCGACGCCATTGATGCTTTATCTCGCCTATCCCGCACCCCACACTCCTTGGTTGCCCAGTCCTGAATTTGCTGGCAAGAGCCAAGTGGGATCGTACGGCGATTTTGTGATGATGGTCGATCACGAAATCGGACGCGTGCTGGATGCGCTGAAACAGCAGGACATGGAACGAGACACCATCGTCATCTTCACCTCGGACAATGGGCCGGTCTGGTACGAGAACGACACGGAACGATTCCAGCATGATTCGGCCGGCGGTTTTCGAGGGATGAAAGCCGACGCCTGGGAGGCTGGGCACCGGATGCCGTTCATCGTTCGCTGGCCAGGTCACGCCAACGCATCCAGCAGCACGGATCATCTGGTTTGCTTCACCGATTTGATGGCCACGTTTGCCGATATCTGGAAGACAGAACTTCCCCAGGACGCTGGACCGGACAGCCACAGTTTTTTGCCGGCGTTGCTTCAACAGCCATTCCAGCAAGGCACAAAGAGAACCGAATTCGTGATGCGAGCTGGAAGCAAATCCACGATGACCATTCGCGAAGGCGATTGGAAATGGATCACCGGACTGGGGTCAGGGGGCTTTTCCAAACCATCACGCATCCCGCCGCAGTCCGGTGGCCCAACTGGTCAGCTCTACAATTTGAAAAACGACCCCGCCGAGACCAGCAACGTTTACCAAGACCATCCTGAGATCGTTCAGCGGTTGCAGAAACGCATGAAACAGATCGTCGACGATGGCCGCAGTCGCTGA
- a CDS encoding ankyrin repeat domain-containing protein has product MLRMILPIAGSLLVCLGVVAADPSDRDAAAVAGVEESALDHQLVAAAEQQRWDLVRESLAGDRVNVDASQPDGMTALHWAAYHNHVRSIAALVAAGADVDAGTLYEVTPLSLACEYGNLRAVRALLDAGADANAARRGGESPLMLAARQGNANVVRSLIKSGADMEDKEARGQTALMWASAAGNLDAVDALIDAGCNVETTLKQSGLSALMFAARHGQSAVVMRLLDSGLDVNTVAKPKRSGGRNPRNGMSAMMFAMESGHLQLACDLVRRGADPNDQRSEYAPLHAITWVRKTELGDNPEGDPAPRITGSIHSLDFVRQMVELGADVNLQLKNGKSRGQRLNPKGATPFLLAARGADVELMHLLLELGADPTIPNDDGTTALMAAAGVGVIAVGEEPGTPAEVDRAIEMLVDLGIDPNVVDRNRETAMHGAALRTFPTAVRKLTSVGADPNVWNHKNKRGWTPLDIAGGKRPGSVKPSPPTIEALKEAIEASSF; this is encoded by the coding sequence ATGTTGCGAATGATCTTGCCGATCGCTGGATCGCTCCTGGTTTGTCTTGGCGTCGTCGCGGCGGATCCATCCGATCGGGATGCGGCCGCGGTTGCTGGCGTCGAGGAATCAGCACTCGATCACCAGTTGGTTGCCGCGGCGGAACAGCAACGTTGGGATTTGGTTCGAGAATCGTTGGCTGGCGATCGGGTGAACGTCGATGCGTCTCAACCCGATGGGATGACGGCGTTGCACTGGGCGGCCTACCACAATCACGTTCGCAGTATCGCGGCACTGGTCGCTGCCGGTGCGGACGTGGATGCAGGAACGCTGTATGAGGTCACGCCACTGAGCCTGGCGTGTGAGTATGGCAATCTCAGAGCGGTGCGAGCCTTGTTGGACGCGGGCGCCGATGCAAACGCGGCTCGACGCGGCGGCGAATCGCCGTTGATGTTGGCGGCGCGACAGGGCAACGCGAATGTGGTCAGGTCGCTGATCAAGTCCGGAGCTGACATGGAAGACAAAGAAGCCCGTGGGCAAACCGCGTTGATGTGGGCCTCCGCGGCCGGCAACCTGGATGCCGTCGACGCATTGATCGATGCGGGATGCAACGTTGAAACAACACTGAAGCAGTCCGGGTTGTCAGCACTCATGTTCGCGGCACGACACGGACAATCGGCGGTGGTGATGCGGTTGCTCGACTCGGGTTTGGACGTCAACACCGTCGCGAAACCAAAACGCAGCGGCGGCCGAAATCCGCGGAACGGAATGTCGGCGATGATGTTCGCGATGGAAAGCGGGCACCTTCAGTTGGCTTGCGATTTGGTCCGTCGCGGTGCCGATCCAAACGACCAACGCAGCGAATACGCTCCACTGCACGCGATCACTTGGGTTCGCAAAACAGAACTGGGCGACAACCCAGAAGGCGACCCGGCACCTCGCATCACGGGATCCATTCACAGTTTGGACTTTGTCCGCCAAATGGTGGAACTGGGTGCCGACGTGAATCTGCAACTGAAAAACGGCAAGTCACGTGGCCAACGCCTCAATCCCAAGGGCGCCACGCCGTTCTTGTTGGCCGCTCGCGGTGCTGACGTTGAGCTGATGCATTTGTTGCTGGAACTCGGAGCCGACCCCACCATCCCCAACGATGACGGAACCACCGCGTTGATGGCTGCGGCAGGAGTCGGGGTGATCGCGGTGGGCGAAGAACCGGGCACACCCGCAGAGGTGGACCGAGCGATCGAGATGCTGGTTGATCTCGGGATCGATCCCAATGTCGTCGATCGCAACCGAGAAACCGCGATGCACGGCGCCGCGCTGCGAACCTTTCCGACCGCGGTTCGAAAGCTGACTTCGGTCGGCGCGGATCCCAATGTTTGGAACCACAAGAACAAACGGGGGTGGACGCCGCTGGACATCGCCGGTGGCAAACGTCCCGGCAGCGTCAAACCGTCACCGCCAACGATCGAAGCTTTGAAAGAAGCGATTGAAGCTTCTAGCTTCTAA
- a CDS encoding DUF1552 domain-containing protein — translation MKRSHLSRRTLLRGTGAAVALPLLDAMIPAMTATAATAAAPSRLKRIGYIYIPMGYNPAEWTPEGETLDELPSSLSPLEDVKDHLTVISNTDLQNAYPGSHATSNSAFLSAARAKRTESSDYYNGTTVDQVAARKIGATTQLPSLELSMDLLSTVGQCDNGYACVYQNSLSWASPTQPLPSEAHPRIVFESLFGEGGTPEQRRAAMQKRASLLDSINLEIKRIKNRVGASDRNKIDGYLESIREVERRIQLAEQNSEENPLPDLDRPVGVPTAYADHAKLMFDLQLLAFQGDITRVVSFQLAREASTRTYPEIGVPDPHHPVTHHGRNPEKLAKVAKINQFHVSLFADFLKRMNEVPEGDGTLLDHSLYMYGSGMGDPDAHDHSNLPILVAGGAAENMCGNRHLRFKDPEPLSNLHLTLLNKVGVPLESFADSTGTVDDLFDPVTL, via the coding sequence ATGAAACGATCCCATCTTTCCCGTCGAACGCTGCTGCGAGGCACCGGTGCCGCCGTCGCGTTGCCACTGCTGGACGCGATGATCCCGGCGATGACCGCAACCGCGGCAACGGCAGCCGCCCCCAGTCGCCTCAAACGCATCGGTTACATCTATATACCGATGGGATACAACCCGGCCGAATGGACTCCCGAAGGCGAAACGCTCGACGAATTGCCGTCCAGTTTGTCGCCACTGGAAGACGTGAAGGATCACTTGACCGTGATCTCCAACACGGATTTGCAAAACGCATATCCCGGTTCCCACGCGACGTCCAACTCGGCGTTTTTGAGTGCGGCGCGAGCCAAGCGAACCGAAAGCAGTGACTACTACAACGGGACCACGGTCGATCAAGTCGCGGCTCGGAAGATTGGGGCCACCACTCAGTTGCCTTCTTTGGAACTGTCGATGGACCTGCTGTCCACCGTCGGCCAGTGCGACAACGGTTACGCGTGCGTGTACCAGAACAGTTTGTCTTGGGCTTCTCCGACGCAGCCGTTGCCTTCCGAAGCTCACCCGCGAATCGTGTTTGAGAGCTTGTTTGGCGAAGGCGGGACTCCTGAGCAACGTCGAGCCGCGATGCAAAAACGAGCCAGCCTGCTGGATTCGATCAACTTGGAAATCAAGCGGATCAAGAATCGCGTGGGTGCCTCGGATCGCAACAAGATCGATGGTTACCTCGAAAGCATTCGCGAAGTCGAACGCCGGATTCAGTTGGCGGAACAAAACAGCGAGGAGAATCCGCTGCCCGATTTGGATCGCCCCGTTGGTGTGCCGACCGCGTACGCCGATCACGCGAAGCTGATGTTCGATCTGCAGTTGCTCGCTTTCCAAGGCGACATCACTCGAGTCGTTTCTTTCCAATTGGCTCGCGAGGCCAGCACGCGAACGTATCCTGAGATCGGCGTGCCTGATCCTCATCACCCCGTGACTCACCATGGTCGCAATCCGGAGAAACTGGCCAAGGTTGCCAAGATCAACCAGTTCCATGTTTCCTTGTTCGCTGACTTCCTCAAGCGGATGAACGAAGTCCCCGAAGGCGACGGAACATTGCTCGATCATTCGCTCTACATGTACGGAAGCGGCATGGGCGATCCGGACGCGCACGACCACAGCAATCTGCCGATCTTGGTGGCTGGTGGTGCCGCCGAAAACATGTGTGGCAACCGTCACCTTCGGTTCAAAGACCCTGAGCCACTGTCGAACCTGCACCTGACGTTGCTCAACAAAGTCGGTGTGCCTTTGGAATCGTTCGCGGACAGCACGGGAACGGTCGATGACCTCTTCGATCCGGTGACACTGTGA